The following are from one region of the Lodderomyces elongisporus chromosome 7, complete sequence genome:
- a CDS encoding uncharacterized protein (BUSCO:EOG0926431P) has protein sequence MSVPDMLLDPQLKYWVLLPITLAMVLVGLLRSNITYLLQPQPKTEGFRKLRESQFLYLVRGFRANNHVLHNAEFHQFQSYLISELSTSNFHADPNKSNSKNEQEQLNPLDPSNNEALMQMAKGNLLNYIPQTLIMGWVNYFFAGFVIMKLPFPLTDGFKQMLQQGIMTPNLNVSYVSSISWYFVNLLGLRPVYGLIMGGNEADELMKQQQQSQQMQLGGAMGGIGGPGAPKVEKVFAAEVENLQILNHESVFDGIFDRFIEKHSV, from the exons ATGAGCGTCCCAGACATGCTTTTAGACCCGCAATTGAAATATTGGGTACTTTTACCAATCACCCTTGCAATGGTTCTAGTTGGGCTCTTACGATCAAATATTACATACTTGTTACAACCGCAACCCAAGACGGAAGGATTTCGAAAACTCAGGGAATC ACAATTCCTATACTTAGTTCGTGGGTTCAGGGCCAATAATCATGTGCTTCACAATGCTGAGTTTCATCAGTTTCAAAGTTATTTAATTTCGGAGTTATCGACATCCAATTTCCATGCTGATCCTAATAAGAGCAACTCCAAGAATGAGCAAGAGCAACTTAACCCATTGGATCCATCAAATAATGAGGCTTTAATGCAAATGGCCAAGGGTAACCTTCTTAACTATATTCCACAAACACTAATTATGGGGTGGGTCAATTACTTCTTTGCAGGATTTGTCATTATGAAACTACCATTTCCGTTGACTGATGGGTTCAAGCAAATGTTGCAGCAAGGTATAATGACACCCAATTTGAATGTCAGCTATGTGCTGAGCATTTCATGGTATTTTGTCAATTTACTAGGTTTACGTCCCGTGTACGGGTTGATAATGGGTGGTAACGAGGCTGATGAGTTGATgaaacaacagcagcaactgcaacaaatGCAACTAGGCGGAGCAATGGGTGGTATTGGCGGACCTGGAGCGCCAAAAGTGGAGAAAGTCTTTGCTGCAGAGGTGGAGAATCTACAGATTTTGAACCACGAGTCGGTATTTGATGGAATTTTCGATAGATTTATAGAGAAACATTCCGTATAG
- the NPA3 gene encoding GPN-loop GTPase 1 (BUSCO:EOG09263QH4): MSSSSSSAAATSASTSSSHTDALSPSSEKTTPVIICIGMTGSGKTTFMQRLNAHLHSKKQKEGSEKQKPPYVINLDPAVLKVPYGANIDIRDSINYKKVMEEYNLGPNGAIVTSLNLFSTKIDQVLKLVERKSEDKKISNVIIDTPGQIEVFIWSASGSIITEAFASQFPTVIAYVVDTPRNTSPTTFMSNMLYACSILYKTKLPMIVVFNKTDVTSCEFAKEWMSDFESFQMAVQKDQEEGSGEETSGYMSSLVNSMSLMLEEFYSTLDVVGVSAYTGQGMDEFMQAVDNKVDEYNEYYKTERERILKKKEEDEKKRQAKSLSKLMKDMDVGTKSGKQKKGEDSQVLSDYEEDENENGDNDNDDLQGQVYPDSEEEALDVDRPTREYTFAGDRQSELDDVKDSDIQARYREAMEATGKTASSKTAENIANYIKRSQ, from the coding sequence ATGTCTTCATCGAGCTCATCAGCGGCTGCGACTTCAGCATCTACATCATCTTCCCACACAGATGCGTTGTCTCCTTCTAGTGAAAAAACCACACCAGTGATTATTTGCATTGGGATGACAGGCTCTGGAAAAACTACGTTTATGCAACGTCTAAACGCCCACCTTCACtccaagaaacaaaaggagGGATCGGAGAAACAAAAGCCACCATATGTCATAAATCTTGACCCAGCAGTGCTCAAGGTCCCTTATGGTGCCAATATTGATATCCGTGACTCAatcaattacaaaaaagTCATGGAAGAATACAACTTAGGTCCCAATGGTGCCATTGTCACCTCATTGAACTTGTTTTCTACCAAGATCGATCAAGTGTTGAAACTTGTTGAACGAAAGTCCGaggataaaaaaatatcaaatgTGATTATCGATACACCTGGCCAGATTGAGGTTTTTATTTGGTCAGCAAGTGGCTCTATTATCACCGAGGCGTTTGCTTCACAATTCCCCACTGTTATCGCCTATGTCGTTGATACACCTAGAAATACCAGTCCAACAACATTCATGTCAAATATGTTGTATGCATGTTCAATCTTATACAAGACCAAACTTCCCATGATTGTGGTGTTCAATAAGACAGATGTCACCAGCTGTGAATTTGCCAAAGAGTGGATGTCGGATTTCGAAAGTTTCCAGATGGCTGTACAGAAGGATCAAGAGGAAGGTAGTGGCGAGGAGACTAGCGGATATATGAGCTCGCTCGTGAATTCGATGTCATTGATGTTGGAGGAGTTTTACTCGACCCTTGATGTTGTAGGGGTGAGTGCATATACCGGGCAAGGAATGGACGAGTTTATGCAAGCTGTGGATAATAAAGTTGATGAATATAATGAATATTACAAAAccgagagagaaagaatcttgaaaaagaaggaagaggaCGAGAAAAAGAGGCAAGCAAAGAGCTTGAGTAAGTTGATGAAGGATATGGATGTGGGCACAAAAAGtggaaagcaaaagaaaggtGAGGATAGCCAAGTCTTGTCAGATTacgaagaagatgaaaacgAGAATggtgataatgataatgatgatttgcAAGGCCAAGTGTATCCAGAcagtgaagaagaagcattGGATGTAGACCGACCTACTAGAGAATATACATTTGCTGGTGATCGCCAACTGGAGTTGGATGATGTGAAAGACTCAGATATACAAGCTAGGTATAGGGAAGCAATGGAAGCTACTGGCAAAACTGCTTCATCTAAAACTGCCGAGAACATTGCAAACTATATCAAGCGGTCGCAATAA
- a CDS encoding uncharacterized protein (CAZy:GH125), giving the protein MISQSRASSYTRPLLAIILILGTYLLVSKSKSATTHNGNNELASPVDDLQSHKLDHKHPSKINYFDKSMNNQQVFREVDASFLSDMDKHVKKCPDYVTYSQRRHPPFSSGPQRYPYMRPAPKCRTFVSSAVESVIEDLKHKISDPDLVRLVENCLPNTLDTTILWHRREQQGDENSHKQQKQNQKQTQKQKQKRDRNSLTFPQSFVVTGDIHAEWLRDAARQLSVYQPFIKYDQDLKELILGAINTQAYFVNNSPYCNAFHPPPGANVKRGDTAFDSVQPRPDWRQVFECKYEIDSLASFLTLTNEYYEHSGGDLSFLNDAWIRAYEKLIIVLRRENEPSFDEKTGQVLPFYYSFQRQTNIGSETLPLGGVGNPVNFGTGLIRSAFRPSDDATILQFFIPGNIHMLTELKRTRDNILNKRSQEILVPDLKVAIEVLGEKTDEFIDQLSRGIEQFGIVEHPRYGKVYAYEVDGYGSATFMDDANIPSLLAIPDMGYSSINDPVYQNTRKMILEKQGNPYYLKGLYFEGIGGPHIGIKNAWPMSLLVRIRTTNDDDEIIKSLKLVMNNTAGLGLMHESVNVNSVDGDDFTRSWFAWCNSEFGKTILHLAREKPHLIFKEEWKNMPYNIDEVLSKAN; this is encoded by the coding sequence ATGATTTCGCAATCTAGAGCATCCTCATATACCCGTCCATTACTAGCCATTATACTCATTCTTGGTACATATTTGTTAGTTTCCAAATCCAAGTCTGCAACAACCCACAATGGGAATAACGAATTAGCCAGTCCCGTAGATGATCTTCAATCTCACAAACTAGATCATAAACACCCTTCAAAGATCAATTACTTTGACAAGTCAATGAACAATCAACAAGTGTTTCGTGAGGTAGATGCtagttttctttctgaTATGGATAAACACGTTAAGAAATGTCCTGATTACGTCACTTATTCGCAACGTCGTCACCCACCTTTTTCGCTGGGTCCGCAACGGTACCCATATATGCGTCCCGCACCAAAATGTCGGACGTTCGTGCTGAGTGCCGTCGAAAGCGTGATTGAAGATTTAAAGCACAAGATTTCAGATCCAGATTTGGTAAGATTGGTTGAGAATTGTTTGCCCAACACGTTGGATACAACAATATTGTGGCATAGGAGAGAGCAGCAAGGAGACGAAAACTCGCATAAACAGCAAAAACAGAACCAAAAACAGacacagaaacagaaacagaaaagagATAGAAATTCCCTCACGTTTCCACAATCTTTTGTAGTTACCGGTGATATACACGCTGAATGGCTAAGGGATGCGGCGAGACAACTAAGCGTATACCAACCATTTATTAAATATGATCAAGATCTAAAAGAATTGATCCTTGGTGCTATCAACACACAGGCTTACTTTGTCAACAATTCACCATATTGTAACGCATTCCACCCACCACCAGGTGCCAATGTGAAACGTGGCGATACTGCATTTGATAGTGTTCAGCCCAGACCCGATTGGAGACAGGTGTTTGAATGCAAATATGAAATTGATTCTTTAGCCTCCTTTCTCACTTTAACAAATGAGTATTATGAACATTCAGGTGGTGATTTGTCATTTTTGAATGATGCTTGGATCAGGGCTTATGAAAAGTTGATTATTGTATTAAGAAGGGAAAATGAACCTAGCTTTGACGAAAAAACGGGACAAGTATTGCccttttattattctttccAAAGACAAACTAATATTGGCTCAGAAACATTGCCGTTGGGTGGAGTTGGCAATCCAGTCAATTTTGGCACGGGACTAATAAGAAGTGCGTTTAGACCAAGTGATGATGCAACAATCTTGCAATTTTTCATCCCCGGCAACATACATATGTTGACAGAGTTGAAGCGCACTAGAGATAATATCTTGAATAAGCGCAGCCAAGAAATATTGGTACCGGATTTGAAAGTAGCTATCGAGGTGCTTGGTGAAAAGACCGATGAATTTATTGATCAACTCAGTCGAGGAATTGAACAATTTGGGATTGTTGAGCATCCCAGGTACGGCAAAGTATATGCTTACGAAGTTGATGGGTATGGCAGTGCTACATTTATGGATGACGCAAACATCCCATCACTCTTGGCAATACCTGATATGGGTTACTCCTCAATTAATGACCCAGTTTATCAAAACACGCGAAAAATGATACTTGAAAAGCAAGGCAATCCATATTACTTGAAAGGGTTATATTTTGAAGGTATTGGTGGTCCCCATATTGGAATCAAAAATGCATGGCCCATGTCGTTGCTTGTTAGGATAAGAACTactaatgatgatgacgaaatTATAAAGAGTCTCAAGTTGGTAATGAACAATACTGCAGGATTGGGACTTATGCATGAAAGTGTCAACGTGAATTCAGTCGATGGCGATGACTTCACGAGATCGTGGTTTGCTTGGTGTAATTCggaatttggaaaaacGATATTACATTTGGCGAGGGAGAAACCACATTTGATATTCAAAGAAGAGTGGAAAAATATGCCATATAACATTGATGAAGTATTAAGTAAAGCCAACTAA
- a CDS encoding uncharacterized protein (BUSCO:EOG092658X5) → MLPRSIRSGRQLFGRYQRPLLRSLIVQPTLQHSLNASKAIPMAIVRYQSGSPSESAAFKPKGEQGELLIEFTCNVCDHRSQHNMSKQAYEHGTVLIQCPECKNRHLIADHLGFIRDEGFNLEDYLGSEGEEVNQNVLQFNKVPDSLKHSTGQEADEQPPKEEKILDLEGSEPKVIKDNTK, encoded by the coding sequence ATGTTACCTCGCAGCATTCGATCTGGAAGACAATTGTTTGGTCGCTATCAGCGTCCTTTGCTTAGATCATTAATTGTCCAACCTACTTTGCAACACAGTCTTAATGCTTCCAAAGCTATACCAATGGCAATTGTGAGATACCAGAGTGGCTCGCCATCAGAGTCAGCTGCATTTAAACCAAAGGGAGAACAAGGCGAGTTGTTGATTGAATTCACATGTAACGTTTGCGACCACAGATCGCAACATAATATGTCGAAGCAAGCTTACGAACACGGCACAGTGTTGATTCAGTGTCCTGAATGTAAGAATAGACACTTGATTGCTGACCATTTGGGGTTCATTAGAGATGAAGGATTCAATTTGGAAGATTACTTGGGAAGCGAAGGTGAGGAAGTCAATCAAAATGTGTTGCAATTCAATAAGGTCCCCGATAGCTTGAAACATAGTACTGGCCAGGAAGCTGACGAGCAACCACCTAAGGAGGAGAAGATTCTAGACCTTGAAGGTTCAGAGCCCAAAGTTATTAAGGATAATACCAAGTAA
- a CDS encoding uncharacterized protein (BUSCO:EOG09264BIX) — MLHRVPIVARTRPIACQLQFSRFNSSIKDSVKKVAHDAKETLQEQTETFTQKAKEGAETIASQFKQEKNINSTVLQKYKDQLLKKAKELGVSNIDELREKYKDQIEKVRSELGAVDPLETIKKWEQEQEKDKSDGSVINVRSPRDKTAEKAPYKKLDDYIDVEKVKPLPRDQIELIWKTRFQNDPRSLHAVINNQQFEEITQNASEYPFFLLPLPKTNEKDEHKGYQLEFVQWSFVGANTIHCLFTSLAEYKLHGEFAKPHVVLSFHQDLKNDKDIVLMNGLNEKDGGLTTQEAQLLVLNLQRFYNGKDQKRLALVKDFNTGSENFSVDKLISEATTV, encoded by the coding sequence ATGTTGCATAGAGTTCCCATCGTGGCCAGAACCCGGCCAATTGCATGCCAATTGCAATTTTCCAGGTTCAACTCATCCATTAAAGACTCGGTGAAGAAAGTGGCACACGATGCCAAGGAAACCCTTCAAGAACAAACAGAAACTTTCACACAGAAAGCCAAAGAAGGTGCTGAAACGATTGCTAGCCAAtttaaacaagaaaaaaacatcaaCTCCACTGTGTTGCAAAAGTATAAAGATcaattattgaaaaaagcaaaagagttGGGAGTGTCCAACATTGACGAATTGAGAGAAAAGTACAAGGATCAGATTGAAAAAGTAAGGAGCGAACTTGGTGCAGTTGACCCATTGGAGACTATTAAGAAATgggaacaagaacaagaaaaggatAAATCTGATGGTTCAGTGATTAATGTAAGATCACCAAGAGATAAAACAGCCGAAAAAGCTCCATACAAAAAGTTGGACGACTACattgatgttgaaaaagtaaagcCGCTTCCTAGAGACCAAATTGAACTCATTTGGAAAACCAGATTTCAGAACGACCCAAGATCGTTGCATGCTGTAATCAATAACCaacaatttgaagaaatcaCTCAAAATGCATCCGAGtaccctttttttctcttgccTTTACCgaaaacaaatgaaaaggACGAACACAAAGGTTACCAGTTGGAATTTGTGCAATGGTCCTTTGTTGGTGCTAATACAATCCACTGTTTATTCACATCATTGGCCGAATATAAACTTCATGGCGAGTTTGCTAAGCCACATGTCGTTTTATCTTTCCACCAAGACTTGAAAAACGACAAAGATATTGTATTGATGAATGGATTGAACGAGAAAGATGGTGGACTCACCACTCAAGAGGCACAATTGTTGGTCTTGAATTTGCAAAGATTCTACAACGGTAAAGACCAAAAAAGACTTGCTTTGGTGAAGGATTTCAATACAGGTAGTGAAAACTTTAGTGTTGACAAATTGATTTCGGAAGCCACCACTGTCTAG
- the MRE11 gene encoding meiotic recombination (BUSCO:EOG09262GVX), whose product MPLVDFIEDGPDTLKILLTTDNHVGYLENDPIRGDDSWKTFDEITRLARDHDVDMIIQGGDLFHINKPTKKSMYHVMKSLRANCMGDRPCELELLSEPGETMSNGFDEVNYEDPNLNISVPVFAINGNHDDATGEGMLSALDVLAVSGLINYFGKTRDNNHDTYLVKPILLQKGSTKFALYGMSNVRDEKLHRSFRDGEVRFERPGSHTDEWFNFLAFHQNHAVHTFKSSIPENYLPHFLHFILWGHEHECIDHAVHNPETGFDVLQAGSSVATSLAEGEVADKKVFVMRVRGKDYTLEALPLETVRPFVLREIVLSKTDLVPGAASKGDVIAFLTSEVEKAIEIANVGYMHSQEAKKMSSNTLAASSESVSSLPPLPLIRLRVEYSGGFEIENVRRFSNQFVGRIANANDVVSFYKKRAPVESNELMQKTKFNADLMEERLNEKKTTELALQDIVSDFLKQTQLTLVPETGLNEAVRRFVENDDKNSLSHYINTEIKKETKVLLGVDIDNEEFHLGNGGGVDSNDKHSKNLLKQILMHTKKGNISNFSFPVSEDTSSSGTTKKRSTVKTSTINRKKSKEVIDSDDSDVDVDVVEVNTLPSRSSSRRKTTKQTTYAEDEMEIISSEDEYYPEPREKSANTARGTRGNRGTKSHNGYSASTHSRLANRKK is encoded by the coding sequence ATGCCGTTGGTGGATTTTATTGAGGATGGACCTGATACACTAAAGATCTTACTAACGACAGATAATCATGTGGGGTATCTTGAAAATGATCCCATTAGAGGCGATGATAGTTGGAAGACATTTGACGAAATAACGCGTTTGGCACGCGACCATGACGTTGATATGATCATCCAAGGTGGTGATCTATTTCATATTAATAAACCTACGAAAAAATCAATGTACCATGTTATGAAATCACTAAGAGCCAATTGTATGGGGGATAGACCTTGCGAGTTGGAATTGTTGAGCGAGCCTGGAGAAACAATGTCCAATGGGTTTGATGAGGTGAATTACGAAGACCCGAATTTAAATATTTCTGTGCCCGTGTTTGCAATAAACGGGAACCACGATGACGCTACCGGGGAAGGGATGCTTTCGGCGTTGGACGTGTTGGCTGTGTCAGGACTTATCAACTACTTTGGGAAAACCCGAGATAATAACCATGATACTTATTTGGTGAAACCAATCTTGTTGCAAAAGGGTAGTACAAAGTTTGCATTGTATGGAATGTCCAACGTTCGTGATGAAAAACTACACAGGCTGTTTCGAGATGGCGAAGTTCGTTTCGAGAGACCAGGACTGCACACCGATGAGTGGTTTAACTTTTTGGCATTCCACCAGAACCATGCCGTGCATACTTTCAAATCTAGTATACCAGAAAATTACTTGCCTCATTTCCTTCACTTTATATTATGGGGTCATGAACACGAGTGCATAGATCACGCGGTTCATAATCCAGAAACGGGGTTTGATGTCTTACAAGCAGGTTCTTCTGTCGCTACTTCGTTGGCAGAGGGTGAAGTTGCCGACAAGAAAGTCTTTGTAATGCGCGTCAGGGGTAAAGATTACACTTTGGAAGCGTTGCCTTTGGAAACAGTTCGACCGTTTGTTTTACGAGAAATAGTGTTACTGAAGACAGATTTAGTTCCTGGTGCTGCTTCGAAAGGTGACGTTATTGCCTTTTTAACTTCTGAAGTAGAAAAAGCTATTGAAATAGCAAATGTGGGATATATGCATAGCcaagaagcaaagaaaatgtCATCAAATACACTAGCTGCATCATCTGAATCAGTTTCATCGTTACCGCCTCTTCCGTTAATAAGGCTTCGTGTCGAATATAGTGGTGGATTcgaaatagaaaatgtTAGGCGTTTTTCTAATCAGTTTGTTGGTAGGATTGCCAATGCAAATGACGTTGTGCtgttttacaaaaaaagagcacCAGTAGAGTCCAATGAATTGATGCAAAAGACCAAGTTTAATGCAGACTTGATGGAGGAACGTTtgaacgaaaaaaaaactacaGAATTGGCATTACAAGATATTGTGAGCGACTTTTTGAAGCAAACACAATTGACATTAGTTCCTGAGACTGGATTGAATGAAGCTGTGAGGAGATTTGTGGAAAATGATGACAAAAATAGTTTGTCGCATTATATCAATACCGaaattaagaaagaaaccaaaGTCCTTCTTGGAGTTGATATCGACAATGAAGAGTTTCACTTAGGAAACGGAGGTGGTGTTGATAGTAACGACAAACACTCCAAGAATTTGCTCAAACAGATTCTCATGCACACTAAAAAGGGCAATATCTCGAATTTTTCGTTTCCAGTACTGGAAGATACCTCTTCTAGTggaacaacaaagaaacgTTCGACAGTCAAGACAAGTACCAtcaatagaaagaaaagcaaagaagtTATTGACTCTGATGATTCAGATGTTGATGTCGACGTTGTTGAAGTAAATACTTTACCATCTCGTTCTTCGAGTCgaagaaaaacaaccaaACAGACTACATATGCAGAAGACGAGATGGAAATTATTAGTAGTGAGGATGAATATTATCCTGAACCTAGAGAGAAATCTGCAAACACTGCTAGAGGTACTAGGGGTAATAGAGGTACCAAAAGCCACAATGGATATTCTGCGAGCACACATTCTCGATTAGCAAATCGTAAGAAATAA